A region of Argentina anserina chromosome 5, drPotAnse1.1, whole genome shotgun sequence DNA encodes the following proteins:
- the LOC126795615 gene encoding protein FAR1-RELATED SEQUENCE 5-like: MKNIDPNVIQEQWKYPNNVQLTYVSEVEDDIKPKPGQQFDSLDAAYKFYNDYARKAGFGVRKSKETKKGKHMRHGEITMKLRKETVEILEQAGGHENVGCTERDLRNAVRDERNLVKGHDVDILYEHFKAEQEKNLVDTDAENRLIRCFWVDSSEKKSYAHFGDVVVFDTTYNTNRYKMFFAPLLGVNHHGQTLVFGCTFLSNENFDSFVWLLNTWLAAMPRGAPKVIITDQDQAMAKAIGHVLPNTFHRYCVWHILRKFQDKTSTEFMNKYYDSFKACIWDSESPDEFERRWFEELQKKSINP, from the exons atgaaaaacattGATCCAAAC GTTATACAAGAGCAATGGAAGTATCCGAACAATGTGCAACTGACTTATGTTTCTGAGGTTGAAGATGATATAAAGCCAAAACCTGGGCAGCAGTTCGATTCATTAGATGCAGCCTACAAGTTTTATAATGATTATGCACGTAAGGCTGGTTTTGGTGTCCGAAAGAGTAAGGAGACAAAGAAGGGGAAACATATGAGACATGGagaaataacaatgaagttgAGGAAAGAGACCGTCGAAATACTCGAACAAG CTGGTGGACATGAAAATGTTGGCTGCACAGAAAGAGATTTAAGAAATGCGGTGCGAGATGAGAGAAATCTTGTCAAGGGTCATGACGTTGACATTTTATATGAGCACTTCAAAGCTGAGCAAGAGAAGAATCTTGTTGATACAGATGCAGAAAACAGACTTATAAGATGTTTTTGGGTTGATTCAAGTGAGAAAAAATCATATGCACATTTTGGTGATGTGGTTGTATTTGATACAACATACAACACCAACCGTTACAAGATGTTTTTTGCTCCATTATTAGGCGTGAATCACCATGGGCAAACATTGGTTTTTGGATGTACATTTTTGAgtaatgaaaattttgattcgttTGTTTGGTTATTAAACACATGGCTTGCAGCAATGCCTAGAGGTGCTCCGAAGGTTATTATCACCGATCAAGATCAAGCAATGGCTAAGGCAATAGGTCACGTTTTGCCAAACACATTTCATAGGTATTGTGTGTGGCATATTCTAAGAAAGTTTCAAGATAAGACTAGTACGGAGTTTATGAACAAGTACTATGATTCTTTCAAGGCGTGCATATGGGATTCAGAGTCTCCAGATGAATTTGAAAGGAGATGGTTTGAAGAATTGCAAAAAAAGTCAATAAACCCGTAA
- the LOC126793610 gene encoding protein CURVATURE THYLAKOID 1C, chloroplastic, with amino-acid sequence MASILASLPSPFLAHATSNTLLTALPKLPVCPIRERQNRVAVVVRATRESSESSSSLSIVESVQNAWGNSEDRIGLVGLGFAAVVGLWASANRVMAIDKVPLLPTVLEL; translated from the exons ATGGCTTCTATTCTTGCAAGCTTACCTTCTCCGTTCTTGGCCCATGCTACTTCTAATACCTTACTGACTGCTCTGCCAAAGCTACCAGTGTGTCCCATTAGAG AGCGACAGAATCGTGTTGCTGTTGTGGTCAGGGCTACTAGGGAAAGCTCCGAATCCTCCAGTTCACTCAGTATAGTTGAGTCTGTTCAGAATGCT TGGGGTAATTCTGAAGATCGGATAGGTCTCGTTGGTTTGGGATTTGCAGCTGTTGTAGGTCTTTGGGCATCAGCAAATCGGGTCATG GCAATTGATAAGGTGCCACTTCTCCCAACTGTGCTAGAACTCTAG
- the LOC126793593 gene encoding protein LYK5-like → MKMKMELMLLMVVSALLLLAAVVHGQQTYVANKQLDCYNDYNSTGGYLCNSVSSSCQSYLTFRSIDPLYNSPTSISYLLDSTPSAIASANNISDVDPIPADTPVLVPVNCSCSGNYSQHNSSYTLKTAADTYFGVANNTYQGLTTCQSLMHQNSYGDRNLTKGLVLQVPVRCACPTAVQVAAGVNYLLVYLVDWGDSIAAIAEQFGVDESALLAANDLSSTDIIYPFTPLLVPLKTKPTPQQLQLPTSPTPSPSPPSPPPPSGGSSNNKKWVFIGVGVGASCLLLLLIVLFFLSKRRHRQRRQSTKPNLKSSGDYTPSPLLPITTSNSDDTTKSWSAYSSSSGLKSAVESLTSYKFEDLQKATQFFSESGRINGSSVYRANFDGDEAAVKVMIGDVSPEVNILKRINHSNIIRLSGFCVHRGNTYLVYEFAPTGSLIDCLHKGAISTLSWKQRVQIANDVASALNYLHNFTEPPLIHKNLNTSNILLDANLRAKVANFGLARAVELDKVDEDGGEGFQQTRHVVGTRGYMAPEYIEGGVITPKLDVFGFGVVLLELLSGRPASGDKGEHTLLCESIAEVLEGDDVRNKLKGFIDPSLKGEYPLELAFSMAQLAKSCVAPQLNSRPTMAQASGTLAKILSSTLDWDPSDAEDLSDSRTLSFGR, encoded by the coding sequence atgaagatgaagatggagCTGATGTTGTTAATGGTGGTCTCTGCTCTACTACTACTTGCAGCAGTTGTTCATGGGCAGCAGACCTACGTAGCCAACAAGCAGCTCGACTGCTACAACGACTACAACTCCACCGGCGGCTACCTCTGCAACAGCGTCTCCTCCTCCTGCCAGTCCTACCTCACCTTCCGCTCCATCGACCCTCTCTACAATTCCCCCACCTCCATCTCCTACCTCCTCGACTCCACCCCCTCCGCCATCGCCTCCGCCAACAACATCTCCGACGTCGACCCCATCCCCGCCGACACCCCCGTCCTCGTCCCCGTCAACTGCTCCTGCTCCGGTAACTACTCCCAGCACAACTCCTCCTACACCCTCAAGACCGCCGCCGACACCTACTTCGGCGTCGCCAACAACACTTATCAGGGACTCACCACCTGTCAGTCCCTCATGCATCAGAACTCTTACGGCGACCGCAACCTCACCAAGGGGCTAGTTTTACAAGTCCCTGTCAGATGCGCATGCCCCACCGCCGTCCAGGTCGCAGCCGGCGTCAACTACCTGCTCGTCTACCTTGTCGACTGGGGCGACTCTATTGCGGCCATCGCTGAACAATTCGGAGTCGATGAATCGGCCTTGCTCGCGGCGAACGACTTGTCGTCCACAGACATCATCTATCCCTTCACGCCGTTGCTGGTTCCTCTCAAGACCAAACCAACTCCTCAACAACTCCAGCTCCCAACCTCGCCTACTCCGTCTCCGTCTCCGCCGTCACCGCCGCCTCCGAGTGGCGGCTCTTCAAATAACAAAAAGTGGGTCTTCATCGGCGTTGGTGTTGGAGCTTCCTGTCTCCTCCTCCTGCTCATCGTCCTCTTCTTCTTATCAAAACGACGCCACCGTCAGCGCCGCCAATCCACCAAACCCAACTTAAAGAGCTCCGGTGACTATACGCCGAGCCCGCTGCTACCCATCACCACCTCAAACTCCGACGACACCACGAAATCATGGTCGGCTTATTCTTCTTCCAGCGGACTAAAAAGTGCGGTGGAGTCATTGACGTCTTACAAATTCGAGGACCTGCAGAAGGCCACCCAGTTCTTCAGCGAGTCCGGCAGAATCAATGGGTCCTCTGTTTACAGGGCCAACTTCGACGGCGACGAAGCCGCCGTCAAGGTGATGATAGGGGACGTGTCGCCGGAGGTGAACATTCTCAAGCGGATTAATCACTCCAACATTATCAGACTCTCCGGCTTCTGTGTCCACAGAGGTAACACATACTTGGTCTACGAGTTCGCACCGACTGGTTCACTAATTGATTGCCTTCATAAGGGCGCCATTAGTACTCTGTCATGGAAACAGAGAGTTCAGATTGCTAATGATGTGGCCAGTGCGCTCAACTATCTACACAACTTCACAGAGCCTCCATTAATCCACAAGAACCTCAACACCAGCAACATTCTTCTGGATGCCAACTTGCGAGCCAAGGTTGCCAATTTCGGTTTGGCAAGAGCAGTTGAGTTGGATAAAGTAGATGAAGATGGAGGAGAGGGTTTTCAACAGACGAGGCACGTTGTGGGTACGAGGGGCTACATGGCGCCGGAGTACATTGAAGGTGGAGTGATCACTCCGAAACTAGATGTGTTTGGATTTGGGGTTGTTTTGTTGGAGCTCTTGTCTGGAAGACCAGCCTCGGGTGATAAAGGAGAGCACACATTGCTGTGTGAATCTATTGCTGAGGTGCTTGAAGGAGATGATGTGAGGAACAAACTTAAAGGGTTTATCGATCCTTCATTGAAAGGCGAGTACCCTTTGGAGCTGGCATTTTCGATGGCTCAGCTTGCAAAGAGCTGCGTTGCGCCTCAGTTGAACTCGAGACCTACCATGGCTCAAGCTTCTGGCACACTAGCGAAGATTCTTTCGTCGACTCTAGACTGGGATCCATCTGATGCTGAGGACCTTAGTGATTCAAGGACACTGAGTTTTGGCAGATAG
- the LOC126793598 gene encoding uncharacterized protein LOC126793598 gives MGLRLKWWCWWLTVTAVGLGVVVSGVSSETKNTNLVSRIAFGSCANQSAPQPIWDAIIKFDPQVFIWLGDNIYGDIRLPNKLFGRKRNIGPWKNTERFVPASEQEMKSKYDIAKSNPGYSRLRQKTKVIGTWDDHDYGLNDAGKEFVGKITNQRLMLDFLDEPHDSPRRKQAGVYASYTFGPTGRQIKVILLDTRYHRDPLRSDGSILGSSQWTWLEKELHGSPTAVTIIGSSIQVISNLSATTGPFFYMESWGRFPKERDRLFKLLADTKRGGVFFISGDVHFGEITRYDCATGYPLYDVTASGITQAVEKVVPVPLHFLVRFVAWLTPATLRVMDGNCRRKSCTYGMPNFGAIEVDWDANPVTLKIQVRGTDGIPVAGVSAPLPELQARNFNYVSSSKVGKHQKHCYLEINQPGIVRYRLAILAYCALAVLILSMMGAIWLAALCCCRCPLKNKRD, from the exons atggggTTGCGATTGAAGTGGTGGTGTTGGTGGTTAACGGTTACAGCGGTTGGACTTGGAGTGGTGGTTAGTGGTGTCTCTTCTGAGACTAAGAACACCAATCTAGTTAGTCGTATTGCTTTTGGATCATGTGCCAACCAATCTGCTCCTCAG CCTATATGGGATGCAATCATTAAGTTTGATCCCCAAGTTTTTATTTGGCTGGGTGATAACATATATGGAGACATCAGGCTGCCTAATAAGCTATTTGGAAGGAAAAGGAATATTGGTCCATGGAAGAATACTGAAAGGTTTGTTCCTGCTAGTGAGCAGGAAATGAAGTCCAAGTATGATATAGCCAAGTCTAATCCTGGTTATTCTCGTCTTCGACAGAAGACTAAG GTCATAGGCACATGGGATGACCATGATTATGGATTGAACGACGCAGGAAAAGAATTTGTTGGGAAAATAACTAATCAAAGACTCATGCTTGATTTCTTAGACGAGCCTCATGATAGTCCACG GCGCAAACAAGCTGGTGTCTATGCATCTTATACATTTGGCCCCACAGGTAGACAAATCAAG GTTATCCTATTAGATACTAGATACCACCGAGATCCTTTACGTAGTGATGGAAGTATTTTGGGAAGTTCACAGTGGACTTGGTTAGAGAAAGAGCTGCAtggttcgccgacagccgttACTATTATTGGGTCATCTATACag GTCATATCAAATCTCTCAGCAACAACTGGGCCATTTTTTTACATGGAATCATGGGGCCGTTTTCCGAAAGAGAGAGATCGATTATTTAAACTGCTGGCTGATACTAAG AGGGGTGGAGTGTTTTTCATTAGTGGAGACGTTCATTTTGGAGAAATTACGAGATATGATTGTGCCACTGGATATCCACTGTATGATGTAACTGCAAGCGGAATCACCCAAGCAGTTGAAAAGGTAGTTCCAGTGCCACTGCACTTTTTAGTGAGATTTGTGGCTTGGTTAACTCCTGCCACCTTGAGAGTAATGGATGGAAATTGCAGACGCAAGTCATGCACTTACG GCATGCCTAATTTTGGAGCAATCGAGGTAGATTGGGATGCAAATCCTGTGACATTGAAGATTCAGGTGAGGGGTACGGATGGCATTCCTGTGGCAGGTGTATCCGCACCGTTACCAGAATTGCAAgcaagaaatttcaactaTGTGAGTAGCAGTAAAGTAGGAAAGCACCAAAAGCACTGCTATCTTGAAATCAATCAACCAGGGATTGTCAGATATCGCTTGGCTATTTTAGCTTATTGTGCTCTAGCTG TATTGATCCTGTCTATGATGGGTGCGATTTGGCTTGCAGCATTATGTTGCTGCAGATGTCCGCTTAAGAACAAGCGCGACTGA